DNA sequence from the Amycolatopsis sp. Hca4 genome:
CGCCGCGCGGACGTGAGATGCGGCGGGTAGGCGTGCGGGGCGGCCGCGCCGATCTCGATCCCGTCGAACCCGATCTTCCCGAGACGTTTGATCGTCTCGTCCAAGGTGTAGGAGGGAACCCAGGCACCGAAGCCGGAGTAGGACCACGTGTGGTAGCCGAACTTGATCGTCATGATGCGGCTCTCCTTGGGCGAGGGGGATTCCGGCCGGCGCTGACCTCGGCACCGGCGGAGGGAGCGATACGGAGGAAGAGCAACGCGCCGGCCAGCGCGATCACCGCACCGGCGAGGAACCCGGCGCGGAAGTCGGCCGCGGTCGGGGCCGAGCCGTCCGCGGCCAGGCGTACCGCGGTCGCGGCCACGGCGACGCCCAGACCGATGGAGAGTTGCGTGGAGGTGGCGTACAAGGTGCTTGCCGCGTTCATCGTCGCCGGTGGCACGTCCGCGAAGGCGAGGGTGTTGGTCGCGGTGAAGGCCAGTGATCGGAAGACACCGCCCAGGAAACAGACGGCCACGATCGTCGCGTACGGCGTCGATGGGTCGAACAACGCACAGGCGGCCAGCGAGGCCGCGGAGAGCAGGCCGGCGACAACGAGGATCGGACGGAACCCGAAACGCCGCATGATCCGTGTCGTGACGGTCTTCGCCAGAAGATTGCCGGCGAAGACGGTCAGCACGAGCAGGCCTGACACGGCCGCGCTCATCCCGAAGACGACCTGGAACAGCAGGGGCAGCAGGAACGGCACCATGTTGATCGCCAGTCGCAGCAGGCCGCCCTGCCAGGTGCACGCGGCATAGGTGGCGATCCGCAGCGGCGAGAGGTCGATCAACGGTGCCGGGTGGCGGCGAGCGTGCCGCACGGCGAGCGCGCCGATCGCCAGCCCGGTCACGAGCAGCCCGCCGGCGAGGGACCACTGGGCGTGCCCGCCGCTGGTGGACTCGAGGCCGTACATCAGGGTGGCGATCGCGATGGTGCCGAGCGCGAAACCCGTGCCGTCGAACGGTCGGCGCTCGGCCGGCGACTCTTCGACCATGCGCAGTGCGAACACGAAGGCGACCAGCCCGAGCGGCACGTTGATCAGGAAGACCCAGCGCCAAGACGCACCGGAGGTCACCAAACCGCCGATCGGCGGGCCCAGAACGGGCGCCACCAGGCCCGGCCAAGTGAAGATGGCCGTGGCCGCCATCAGATCCGCCTTCGGCGCGATCCGCAGGACCAGCGTGCGGCCCACCGGCACCATCATCGCCCCGGCGAAGCCCTGGACGACCCGGAACGCGACGAACTGCCACAACGTCAGCGCCACCACGCAGAGCACCGAGGCGAGGACGAAGCCGGCGATCGCGGCACAGAACACCTTCCGGACCCCGTAGCGGTCGGCCAGCCACCCGCCGAGCGGGATCGTCGCGGTGGCCGTCAGCAGGTAGGCCGTGACGCCCGAACCGGCGTCGACGGGGCTGACGCCGAACGACCCGGCGATCGCGGGCAGGGCGGGAACGATGGCGGTGCCGTCGAACATCTCCATGAAGAACGCGCCGGCGACGAGGACGGCCAACGGCCGGACGTTCGTGCGGCCGGGTTCGGCCGGTGGGGTCACCGGAAAGCAGCCCGGAGGTGGTCGCCGAGGAACACACCGTCCGGATCCCAGCGCCGGCGGAGTTCGACGAAGTCGCGCCAGCGCGGGTATCGTGCGGCCAGGTCGGCGGGTTCGCGGAAATGTACCTTCCCCCAGTGCGGTCGTCCGTCGTGGCGCGCCAGCAGGTGGTCGATGACGGAGAACGGCCGGGACCAGGTGTCGGACACCCGGCGGGCAGGCAAGGCGCACGTCACCCCGACGTAGCAGGTGTCCTGCTGGTAGCTCGGACTCAGCCACGCGCTGTCGGCGCCGGTGAACCGGACGTCCACCGGCGCGTTGATCCTCAGTCCGTGCCGGGTCACGGTCTCGGCGAGTTCGGTGATGGCTTCCGCGGCCCGGGCCACCGGAATCCCGTACTCGAACCCTTGCAGACGGGAAGGCACCGAACCGAGCAGGGCCTCGTCGCAACGCAGGACGCTGGACCGGGCTCGGCCTTCGACGCGGGCGGCCAAGGAGTGGACCAGTCTGGCCACGGCCGGACGGAGCCGGTTGTTGGTGAAGTCCGGGGGCAGCCCGCGGGAACCGGAAAGGACCGGGGGCAGGGCCTCACCGGTCGGCTCGGCCCGCCAGACCACCGCCTGCGAAGTGTGCGGGTACCACCAGAACCCGCCGTACCGGGCCGTGCGCAGTTCGTCCAGATCCCTCAGGATCTCCTTCAGCGGTGTGCGGGCGATCGTCTTGCGCAGGGTGTGCGCGGGGACGACGTCGAGGGTCAGCGCGGTGACCACGCCAAGACAGCCGAGATGCACGCGAACGGCGTCGAACTCGGGTTCGTCGTCCGTTGCGGTGCGGACGGTGCCGTCCGCCGTCACCAGCCGGACGGACCGGAGGTGGCTGGAGAGGGTCCCCATCGCGGGGCCGCTGCCGTGGGTCGCGGTGGCGACCGCGCCCGCGACGGTCTGTTCGTCGATCGCGCACTGGTTCGGCAGCGCGAGCCCTTCGGCCGCCAGGTGCCGGTTCAGCGCCCGCAGCGAGGTCCCGGCTTTCACGGTGACCGTCATCCGTGCCCGGTCGATGGAGACGATTCCCGTGTGGCGCCTCAGATCGAGCAGGGTACGACCGGCAGGCGAGACCAGACCGGCGTAGGAATGCCCGGCTCCGGCGACACCGATCCCCCGGGCTCGGTTTCGACGGTCGCGCACGATCTCGCAGATCTCATCCTCGCCGTCGACGATCTCGAGCCGCTCGGGGACACCTCGGACCGTCCCGCTCCAGTTCTCCCACGGGGTCTGCCGTCGGCCTGCCGAGGTGGTCCGGGGAACAGCCATGGCCTGCGCCTCCAGCCGGGTTCTGTGGATCACCTCGTGATCAGCTTGTCGGCGAAGTCCGACGAGGACATCGAATCCTTGGACCGCGTCTCGAAGTACCAGTTCGCGAGTCGCTTCAACCCGGTGTGGAACGGCATCTCCGGCACCCAGCCGAGCCTCTCCCGCGCCACGGCGGCGGATGCGACCCGGTTGTACGGCCCGGTGGGCATGTCGGGAAGTGGTTTGATCGGCGAGTCGAGGCCGGTGATGTCGAGGATGAGCTGTGCCGCCTCGCGGACCTGGATGCCCTCCTCGGTGCCGAGGTTGATCGCGCTGCCGTCACGGACGTGCTCGGCGGCCAGCACCAGTCCGCGGACGATGTCGGTGACGTAGGTCCAGTTTCGCATCTGCGTGCCGTCGCCCCAGATTTCGAACGGCGCCTGCCGCAGGAAGGCACGGCCGACCATCGCGGTCAGGGCGTGGCTTTCCGGACAGCGTTCCCCGTAGACCGTGAACAGCCGGCAGGAAACGGAGGGGAACCCGGCTTCGGCGTGCATCGCCGCGAGCCGCAGTTCCATCATGAGCTTGGCCCAGCCGTACAAACCGTCGGCTTCGTACGGCGGGCCGACCTGCGGCTCGGTGAGCCGCACCTCCGCGGTGACGTCGCCCTGAAGCTCGACCGGATAGACACAGCCGGATGACGCGTAGACGAAGTTGTCCACGCCGGCCACCATCGCGGCCTGCGAGACGACTCCGTCCAGCACGAAGTTGGTGGAGCAGGCAGTTTGATGCAGGTCGATGAAGCCACGCCCACCGTGGACCGCGGCGAGGTGGAAGACGACCTCGATACCGTCCATCGCCGCGGCCGCGACCTGCGGATCACGCAGATCCGCGTGAACGAACTCCCAGCCCGCGGGCGCGTCGTCCAGATTGGACAGCTTGCCCGAGCTGAGGTCGTCCACGACCCGTACCGTCGCGCCGGCGTCGATCAGGTGCTCCACCAGGTGGGAGCCGATGAAGGAACAACCACCGGTGACCAAAACCCTCTTGTCGTCCCAAAAGGCCTGTCGCATCAGCTTTCCCCGATCTTGAGGTGAGTACGGGCGAGCTTGAAAACCTGGTCGAGATAGGCGTTCCCGGTGGCCTGCCGGAGAGACCACCACGTGAAGTCGTCGTGCGCGGCATCGATCCTGGGGTCGTCGCCTGCCCGTGCGTGGGCGAGGAAGGTCGTGTTGACCGTGTGCGTCGTCGCGCCACCGTGGGCGGAAGCGTCGAACACGGTGGAAAAGGTGCCCAGCGGTACGGACAACGTCAACCGCAGACCGCATTCCTGCTCCGCCGTCCGCAGCGCCCCGCTCTCCAGGGTCTCGCCCTTCCGCAGTCGTCCGCCCTGCAGCCACAGCGAACCGGCCTGCGGCTCCTGGCGACGCCGGGTCAGCAGGGCAAAGCCGCCCCGGACGACGAGGGTGTCGACACAGACCAGCGGCATCCATTCCACAATGTCGCGGTAGGACTCGGCCGGAATCCACTCGCCGGTGACAGGGACGTTTCCCAGTCGCCAGTCAAGGGTGATCCGCTCCGAGCCCGGCCCCTCCGTCGATGCGGATGGGGCTGGTGACAGCGATCGAGTCGGTGAAGGGGTTGTCGTCGCGCTGTCCACAGTCATCAACCTCTCGGCTTGCGTGACCCGGGAACTCGTTCGAGATCCCCATAAGATGATTTCCCGGAGGAGATGCACAACAGGCCAGAGTGGAAACCGAGGCGTTCGATGTGGCCGGTTGCCCTTTTTCTCCGTCTACCGACAGGCCTGATTGACATCTCAGGAACATTTTGCTACGGGATGTCGTCACTCGTGTCGCGTTTGGTGGGGTTGTGTAGTGCATCATCATGGCCCGCCACGGCGTCTCTGCCGACGAAGCGTTCGACGTGCTCCGGCGCACTTCCCAGGATCTCAACGTCAAACTTGCCGACTTGGCGGCCACCCTTACCGAGCGGCACGCGGAAATCGACCTGCCCGCGAGATGACAACACCTCCGGCACCTTGACAGGCGACCACGCCGGCAACGGCCGCTATCCGTGATCGTAGGGTCGTGGGACCGCGCTCTGTTCCGAGTTCGCGCCGTGCAAATCCGTCTCGCCTGGTGTTAGACACGTCCGGCTACACGGTGTAGCCGGACGCCGTGTCGGCCTGGCAAGGGATACGGTCCCGGCCCTTGCAGGACAAGTTGGTCCAGACGGTCTTTCCGGTCGAGGACGGTGGGTAGCGGACTCCCCAGTCACTGCTGAGCGCGTCGACCAGGACGAGCCCGCGGCCGCGCAGGTCAGACGGCTGGGAATGACCGGCTGCGGGCTGCGCGGTGGTGGCGGCGACGTCGCCGACTTCGAAGGACACCAGGCACGGGTGGTCGCTGCGTCGCAGCCGCAGGTGCACCGGGCCGCCGGCGTGTTCGCAGGCGTTGGTGACCAGCTCGGTGACCACCATCAGCACGTCGTCGAGATGGGTCCTGCCGAGGCCATCCAGACAAGAACGGGCCCACGCTCTGACCGAATACAGGGCGCTGACCGGCAGGTCGCGCAGGCACGGGCACGACCTTTCTGCGGCGGTCGCCAGGCAAGGAGTGACCGCTCGTTGCTCCGGTGTACCCGTCCGGCGAGATCGGTAACCCGTACCGACCGGAACCTCCGGATCCACGGCTCATGGTTGCCGGGCTGGACGAAGGGTATCCGACATCGATGGAGACGACACGATCCGGCCACGGCGCCGACGAGAGCTTGGCGGCGATGCTCAGCGACGTCGCCCGCACCCTCCAGGCTGAGCCGGACGTGGAAGCGACTCTGCAGGCCGTCACCCGCACCGCGGCGTCGGCCCGGGTCTGCAACGCTGCCAGGATCACCGCCCACACCCCGGCGCGCTGCCAGCGCCGAAACAAGCCATAGACGGTTTGCCAGCAGCCATACACAGGCGGGACGTCACGCCACGGCGAACCGACACGAACCCGCCAGCGGATGCCGTCCAGGAGCTGGCGTTTACTCCACAGTGGCGGGCGGCCGGGCTTCTTCCCGACGGGCAGCAGCGGTTCCAGGATCGCCCACTGCGCGTCGGTCAGATCGGCTCGCCCCGCCGCAGCTAGGCTGGGCACGAGGTCTCCGGTGTTCTCGATCAGCTTGGTCGTTGATCGGTCTACCGGAGACCTCGTCTACTTGTTCCAGGACACGCCGCACCCACAGCACCAGCCAGAAGCTCCGCTGGTCAGCACATCAAACAGGCTCTAGCCGCGCCAGCGCCACTTCTGCACCCGCCCGGCTCACATCGGCGTACTCCTCCCCGCGTTCGTGCTCGATCTCGGCGGCGCGAGCCGCGTCGGGTCCAGCCACTCGCGCGCCACGTACCCAGCGCCGCGCAGGGCTGTCAGTCGTTGCGGGAACGAGTTTGCCGGATCGTTTCCGAGATCCCGCAACGGCTCGTGTAATGACGCCGTTCACGCAGGTGCTCGAGGTGGTCGCGGGAGGTGCTCGCTTCAATCGGGCAATGCTGCAAACGCCGCACACCCGCGCGAAAGGTACCCAGCGAGCTGATCTCGGTCACCATCAGGGCAACCTTGCGGCCGCAGCCCACCAGGCATCCTGGAGCGGAGTGAACTTGCCAGCCGAGCGGGCTGCCTGGGCGCAGTCGCACCGAGCAGGGCGCCGACTTGCGGAGCATAACCTCGATGCAGTAGTCGAGATCACAGCGGGGGCCACCTTTAACCAACATCAAGCTGGGTCATTCACGCGCCGATCACATAAGCCTCGTTGTATAGATCGTTATACAGTCGACGGGCACCCGATCCACTGCGCCGAACGGGCGAACGAACTCGACCACGCCGTCATAAGACGTCAGCCTCGTCATCGATCCAGCGTGCATCCGCATCAACCACACCTGGCTCAGCTCCCTCCAGCAGACGCCCCTGCGGACTTGCTCGCGCAGTGGGTGAGCAGAAAGAACCAGATCGGGGCTGCATCCACAGACGTTCAGGTCAACGGCCTACGGTTCGCCTTCTACGGCCGCACGTCGACCACTCGACACCAAGATCGTGTGTCGTCACAGGGCTGGCAACGCGGCATGGCCGATGAACTGGTCGCAGGCCACGGCCAGGTCGTCGCCGCCTACTTCGACGCCGGCACCTCACGCCGCCTTCCGTGGCGGCAACGACCCCAAGCTGCCCGGCTCATGGCCGCGGCCTCGAGCCCAGAATCCGCGATCGATGCGATCGTCGTTGGCGAATACGAGCGCGCTTTCACCGGCTCCCAGTTCGCCACCCTGTACACCTGGTGCACCCGGCACGGCATCCAGCTGTGGCTGCCCGAAACAAGCGGTCCCGTCGATCTCGCCAATCGCGATCACCGCACACTGCTGGCACTGCTGGCCACTCAGTCACAGCGCGAAGTGCTCCGTGCCCGGCACCGAGTGCTGGCGGCGATGCACAATCAGGCCTCCCAGCAAGGCCGCTACCTCGGCGGACGGCCGCCCTACGGCTATCAACTCGTCGACGCCGGACCCCACCCCAACCCCGCTGACGCCCGCTGGGGCCGACGGCTGCAACGCCTGGCTCCCGACCCGCGAGCTGCGCCGCATGTGGCGTGGATGTTCCGGCAACGTCTGGCCGGGCACAGTGTTGCGAGCATCGCCCGGCACCTCAACGAACGCGGCGTACCGTGCCCGTCCAGCGCCGACCCGGACCGCAATCGCCATCGAACCCGAGGCGCCTGGACGCTCCGCACTGTCGCCGTCATCCTGGCGAACCCGCGCTACACCGGACGGCAGATCTGGAATCGCCGCGCCACCGAAACCAGCGGCCCAGCGTCAATGCCGGCGGTCTCGGCGAAGGCTGTGCATCCGGCACTCGTCACCGAACAGGACTTCATTTCCGCACAGCAGATCCGAGCGGCCCGACCAACCAGCGGAAGTCAAACTCATCGGTTCGCTCTCGCAGGCTTGATCCACTGCGGTGTCTGCGACAGACGGCTGGACTCGCACTGGAACCATGGACGCCCGACCTACCGCTGCCGCCACGGCCACACCAGCACCAACGCGCGGGCCAGCCGCGGCCGAAGACGCTCCACATCCGCGAGGACCATCTCGTCGACCAGATCAGCATCCGCCTCGAAGATGAAGGCAACGACTGCCACGCCACGCCGACGCTTGACCGACCAGGACGCAGACGTGTGGCGTCGGCGCTGCGCGACTCAGGAAAGATCATTGTCTACGACGGCGCCGGATGGCGGCTCAAGGAGATCGATTCAAGCTAAACTATGATCGCCCCCGGCTTCAAGATCGCGTTTCGCGATCCGTGGGGTAATACTGTGTCCGAGGGACTTGACCCCCCACACGTGGGATATCTCCCGTATTTGGCGAGATCATGCAGCCCATCGTAGCTCAGAGTCACACTGCATGCACGTCTTCCCCGCGTCTTTCCGATATCCGCTTCCGCCTCACCCGCTCGGCCGCGTCCTTGACTCCGAACTGGCTGAGGCAACGGATTCAAAACCCGTGTAGTGAGAGTTCGAATCTCTCCGGGGGCACCACCTCTGACCTGGGAAAACAGGGTCCAGAGCGAGCTAGTTTGGAGCGACGATCCAGTCCGGGATGTCCGGTTGTGTACGGCTGAAACCGGTGACTGGCGGCCAGTCGCGGTCTATTCGCGGTCTACATTTTGGCCGGATCCAGGCTCCGACGAGCCAGCCGACGACTGCCGCCGGCTCGCCCGGGTTGCCCGGCCGCTCCGGGCGCCAAGGAGCCGGAGACGACGTCGCAAGCGGCGGCGTTCGGTCCGACGCAGGGGTGACCCTGGCCCTCAAAGTCGTCGGCGGCGAAGGTAGGCCGGCGCCCGGCTCACACCCTCCCGACAAGCCATGGTCAACCTGCCTCTCCTGAAATCCAGACGCGCATAGGCAACCCCTTGCTTCAGGCAAGGACTACGGCGGCACGCCGTTGCGCCGGTCGCGGGCACGTCCCAGTCGGGAAACTTGAGGCCGCCGATCCACACCCCGGCGAAAAAGGTTGTCGCGACGTCACCTATAGTTTCGGTTGACGCAAGGACAACTCTTTTAGTGGTGGTGGGCGTGACGAGCGAGCTGAGGCTGGGCGGGGTCAACGAGGTGGCCGAACTGTTGGGGGTGAGCCGGCAGCGGGTGGCGAAGTTGCGGGTGCGGGCCGACTTCCCCGAGCCGATAGGAAATGTCTCAGGGCGCGCGGTCTGGGACCTGGGTGCCGTGAGCGCCTGGAATGCTTCCGGCTCCCGACAAGCCCCTGGCCGGCCGACGGGCGAGAGCCGCGCAAGGTTACTGGGCGGCCGCTTCCTCCTGGAAGAGAAGATCGATGGCGGAGGTTACGCCGACGTGTTCCGCGCGATCGACCGCAAGCAGACCGACTCCGTACCACAACCGGTCGCGGTTAAGATCCTTCGCGAACTGGACGACAAGACGCTCCGCCGCATGGAACGCGAACTGCGTTTGCTTTCGGGTATAGAACACCAGAACGTCATGACGATCTTGGGCAGCGGCGACACCGAGGACGGCGAGTACTTCTACGTGATGCCGCTGGCCCGCGGCAGTCTGGTGCAATACGCCGAAGAGTTCGAAGGCCTGGACAACCGCAGTCGTCTGCTGGATCTGATGAAACAGATCTGCGCCGGGCTCGAGCACATTCACCAGCAAGGTGTCCTGCACCGCGACCTCAAACCCGGCAACATCCTGCGCTTCGAGCCCGATCGATGGGTTCTCGCCGACTTCGGCCTCGCCGTCGAGGTCGCACGCGAGACCACCACCCTCACCGCGACCTTCGACGGGTTCGGAACACCCTGGTATACAGCTCCGGAGCAGTGGGCTGGTGGCGCCCGCGATGTCACCGAGCAGGCCGACATTTTCAGCCTCGGCCGAATTCTGCAAGAGCTTTACACCGGCGGACGAGGGGTCAGTGTTCCTGCTGGCGATCTCCGGCGAGTGATCTTGCGGGCCACCGCTGAGCGGCCAGAGGAGCGACACCGGGACGTGAATGAGTTCCTGACTGATCTTGAACGCGCTGTCACGTCGCAAAGCAACGCCAGGTGGGAGCCTCTTGAGGAGACCGCGGAACGCCACTTGCAGAGGTTGCGATTCGACAACACGTCCGCCGAGGACCTCGACGAGTTCCTCGACTGGGCACTCACGCTGGACCCGGAAGACAGCGAGGAAGGCGAGGCTCTCACCGACACTCTGCCCGCACTTGACTACAGCTCGATCGTGACGCTGTGGACTAGCCGCCCCATGGACCTACGTGACGTTTTCCGCGCTCACAGCGCTCGCGTCGGAAGTAGCCAGACCTTCGACTTCGGCTATTGCGATATCTTGGCTGACTTCGCGCGCAGGATGATCGCCGCGACGCGTGACAGTGAAATCCTCCAGTACGCCATCGCATCCCTCGTCCAACTCGGTCACAACCACAATCGTTGGCACGTAAAAGATGTCGTGACCGGACTCCTGCAGTCGCTGCGTGGGCAAAACGCCATCCAGGCGGCCATCGACGGTCTGCACGACACGGATACCGAAGCGCTTGCTTGGACGATCAACGACTTCTCGCTACGCTCGCTGGCCCCAGCATTGCGAAGCGCCATCCGCAATCTCCTCTGAACTAACCGCAACTGACGCGAAGGATGCGGCCGCGCGGCGGGCTGCCCCCGTCTGGCGGATCGATGACGGCCAGACCGGAAACAGCAATTACCACCAATCGGCCCCTCCGGCTCATCAGAACGGGAACCATGTGTTCGCGGCTACTCGCGGTCGAGGTCGTCCTCATCGTCTTCAGACAAGCCCAGGATGCGAGCGATCTTGCCCAGCGACTCTTCTTCAAGCCCGGCCAGCACCTTTGCATACACCTCGTGCAGCACCGCCACCGAATGTCCCGCCCACATCGCCACCTGTGCTGAGATCACGCCACCGGCGAGCCACGTCGAGACGCACGCGTGCCGCAAATCGTAGGGCCGGCGAGCGAGCGGCGACCGGTATTCCTCCGGCGTCAGGGCTGCCTTGCGAGCCTTGTCCCACACCCGGGCGAGGGTCGACTCGGCGACGTCGCCGCCGTCCATGCTCCGGAACAGCCGGCCATCGTCGACGACGCCGTACTGCTCGAGGTGCTGTTGCAACAGGGCGGTCAGGGGTGGCGGGCACGGCACCGGCCGCACCTCCCCCTTCGCGCGCTGCTTGAGCTGGCGGCGGTCCCGCCGCTGCCCGCTGTCGGTCCAGGCCGCACCGGCGATGGGCGCCGTCTCCGACACCAGCAGCTCGCCCCAGCCCTTTCCGCGGCAGCTTCAGATCGACGTCGCGCAGCATCACCGCTTCCTCGGGCCGCAGCGCCGAGTAGTACATCGCACCGAAGCACGCCACCAGCCGCGGCCCCGACGAGCGGCGTTCCACAATCACCGGCACGCCCGAGCCCCGCGGAACCCGCATCACCTTCTGGGCAGCCACCGCGGCCAGCAACCGCGGCCCCTGGCTGGTGTTGACCACCACGCGCGTGTCGATCGCCCGGACCCGCTTCGGCGCCGTCCACTTCACCTCCGGTAACCGGTTCTTCAGCAGCAGCTTCTCCTCCACTGCATATTCCAGAGCGTTGAACACCACCGCCCGCTTGCGGTAGACGGTCTTCGCTGCTGCCTCGGTACCGTCCATCTTTAGCGCCAGCTGATCCAGCACGCCCCCCAGCACCGCGAGGTCCTCGAGCCGGGACACCTTGACCGTGTTCTTGCTCAACCAGGCCAACGCAGCCTCGACCGCCGGCGGCTTCTCAGTCTCGCGCCGGAGGGTGTTGAACGCCCAGCCTGTCATGGCCCGGCGCAGTACGGCGTCGGCCGGCTTGCCACGGCGGCTGGCCAGCAATGCCAGCGTCGCCGTCGCCAGTGCGTCGGCGTTGCCGGACCGGGACTTCGCGGCGGCGCGGCGCCACTTCATGTCCACATACGCCTGCGCGAAAGGTGAACCACGGCTTGTCGTTCTCGGCGCGGGCCATCGACACCGGAAGCCCGTCGATAACCCGGAACGCCTCGCCGCTACTTTGCGCCACGACCAGTTTCGATCGGAAGCTCTCAGCCTGCTTCGACGTCGCGTAGGTCTTCGGGAACTCCTGCCCGGCCACGACCCAGCGCACGACAAAGGACTTCTTTCCCGGCTTCCCGTCCTTGCGCGGACGGCCGGTCTTGACCCGCACGTCCCAGATCCGGACATCGAAGGTCGTGTTCGTCACGCGGAGGCCTCCTCGCGCGCCGCCAGCCACCGCTCCAGCGCGGATCGCCGGAACCGCAACTGCCGGTTGGGCAGCTGCACGCAGGGCGGCGCGCACCGCTTCGCACGCCAGTCGTTGAACGTCGAACGGGTAACGCGCAGTGCGGCGCACACCTCGTCGACGGTCAGGAGATCCTCAGGAACAGGTGACTCGGCGGCGGCAGACGCACTCGAGGATTCACCCTGTGGCGAACGTACGGGTCGGTGGGCTGGCATCGGAGACCACTCCCCTGTGTCGAAGAGCTGTCTCGTTCCAACCCGCGCTCCGCGCGGCGAGCCCCGTCCGAGTCCGTCCCTCGTCCCGCGAACCCATGAACGGGCTACCGCGGTCTGGCATCTGCCTGGATTGGCCGGTGTCATCCGGACACCACGTTGCCCCCAGACTATCCAACCGCAGTGCGATCGCAACACCTAAACCGCGAGTACTGTGTGATTTCAGCACGGCCCACTCAGCGGGTTGTCACGTCCCGGAAGTTATGGAGTGGCTATCAGATCGAGCGTCCGCACCAAAGGCCGGCGGTGGGCTGTATCAGCGTGGAACCACATGGTTCTCAGAGTCCGACCGTGATGCCCGGCCGCAGGGCTCATCGCTCGGCAGCCCTCAGAAGTCCGTGCTCGTGCGACTCGAATCAGCCTCGTCGATCGGGATGAACGGTTCTCCGTCCCCCGGGTCGTCGGCAGGCTGTCCCGGGGCGGTTCTCGGATGGTCCTGGTAGATGACATCCGCGACGGCCAGGTCCCATGCCTCGGCGAGATCGTCCGCGCCGAGGATGCCCTCCCAGTCGGTTCCCATGGTGCGACCCTAGCCAGGCTCGCTGAGGCCCCTCGGGTCCGGGCCACGAGCTGGTAGGTGCGCCAGGACCAGCTCCTCCTTCGGAGTCGGCGCCGGACAGGAGACGCTATCGCCTG
Encoded proteins:
- a CDS encoding MFS transporter, yielding MTPPAEPGRTNVRPLAVLVAGAFFMEMFDGTAIVPALPAIAGSFGVSPVDAGSGVTAYLLTATATIPLGGWLADRYGVRKVFCAAIAGFVLASVLCVVALTLWQFVAFRVVQGFAGAMMVPVGRTLVLRIAPKADLMAATAIFTWPGLVAPVLGPPIGGLVTSGASWRWVFLINVPLGLVAFVFALRMVEESPAERRPFDGTGFALGTIAIATLMYGLESTSGGHAQWSLAGGLLVTGLAIGALAVRHARRHPAPLIDLSPLRIATYAACTWQGGLLRLAINMVPFLLPLLFQVVFGMSAAVSGLLVLTVFAGNLLAKTVTTRIMRRFGFRPILVVAGLLSAASLAACALFDPSTPYATIVAVCFLGGVFRSLAFTATNTLAFADVPPATMNAASTLYATSTQLSIGLGVAVAATAVRLAADGSAPTAADFRAGFLAGAVIALAGALLFLRIAPSAGAEVSAGRNPPRPRRAAS
- a CDS encoding D-arabinono-1,4-lactone oxidase: MIHRTRLEAQAMAVPRTTSAGRRQTPWENWSGTVRGVPERLEIVDGEDEICEIVRDRRNRARGIGVAGAGHSYAGLVSPAGRTLLDLRRHTGIVSIDRARMTVTVKAGTSLRALNRHLAAEGLALPNQCAIDEQTVAGAVATATHGSGPAMGTLSSHLRSVRLVTADGTVRTATDDEPEFDAVRVHLGCLGVVTALTLDVVPAHTLRKTIARTPLKEILRDLDELRTARYGGFWWYPHTSQAVVWRAEPTGEALPPVLSGSRGLPPDFTNNRLRPAVARLVHSLAARVEGRARSSVLRCDEALLGSVPSRLQGFEYGIPVARAAEAITELAETVTRHGLRINAPVDVRFTGADSAWLSPSYQQDTCYVGVTCALPARRVSDTWSRPFSVIDHLLARHDGRPHWGKVHFREPADLAARYPRWRDFVELRRRWDPDGVFLGDHLRAAFR
- a CDS encoding NAD-dependent epimerase/dehydratase family protein; its protein translation is MVVSPAGHRERLSRPGFQARPYSPQDRGKLMRQAFWDDKRVLVTGGCSFIGSHLVEHLIDAGATVRVVDDLSSGKLSNLDDAPAGWEFVHADLRDPQVAAAAMDGIEVVFHLAAVHGGRGFIDLHQTACSTNFVLDGVVSQAAMVAGVDNFVYASSGCVYPVELQGDVTAEVRLTEPQVGPPYEADGLYGWAKLMMELRLAAMHAEAGFPSVSCRLFTVYGERCPESHALTAMVGRAFLRQAPFEIWGDGTQMRNWTYVTDIVRGLVLAAEHVRDGSAINLGTEEGIQVREAAQLILDITGLDSPIKPLPDMPTGPYNRVASAAVARERLGWVPEMPFHTGLKRLANWYFETRSKDSMSSSDFADKLITR
- a CDS encoding NUDIX domain-containing protein, which codes for MDSATTTPSPTRSLSPAPSASTEGPGSERITLDWRLGNVPVTGEWIPAESYRDIVEWMPLVCVDTLVVRGGFALLTRRRQEPQAGSLWLQGGRLRKGETLESGALRTAEQECGLRLTLSVPLGTFSTVFDASAHGGATTHTVNTTFLAHARAGDDPRIDAAHDDFTWWSLRQATGNAYLDQVFKLARTHLKIGES
- a CDS encoding ATP-binding protein yields the protein MDPEVPVGTGYRSRRTGTPEQRAVTPCLATAAERSCPCLRDLPVSALYSVRAWARSCLDGLGRTHLDDVLMVVTELVTNACEHAGGPVHLRLRRSDHPCLVSFEVGDVAATTAQPAAGHSQPSDLRGRGLVLVDALSSDWGVRYPPSSTGKTVWTNLSCKGRDRIPCQADTASGYTV
- a CDS encoding recombinase family protein, producing the protein MLAQWVSRKNQIGAASTDVQVNGLRFAFYGRTSTTRHQDRVSSQGWQRGMADELVAGHGQVVAAYFDAGTSRRLPWRQRPQAARLMAAASSPESAIDAIVVGEYERAFTGSQFATLYTWCTRHGIQLWLPETSGPVDLANRDHRTLLALLATQSQREVLRARHRVLAAMHNQASQQGRYLGGRPPYGYQLVDAGPHPNPADARWGRRLQRLAPDPRAAPHVAWMFRQRLAGHSVASIARHLNERGVPCPSSADPDRNRHRTRGAWTLRTVAVILANPRYTGRQIWNRRATETSGPASMPAVSAKAVHPALVTEQDFISAQQIRAARPTSGSQTHRFALAGLIHCGVCDRRLDSHWNHGRPTYRCRHGHTSTNARASRGRRRSTSARTISSTRSASASKMKATTATPRRRLTDQDADVWRRRCATQERSLSTTAPDGGSRRSIQAKL
- a CDS encoding serine/threonine-protein kinase — its product is MTSELRLGGVNEVAELLGVSRQRVAKLRVRADFPEPIGNVSGRAVWDLGAVSAWNASGSRQAPGRPTGESRARLLGGRFLLEEKIDGGGYADVFRAIDRKQTDSVPQPVAVKILRELDDKTLRRMERELRLLSGIEHQNVMTILGSGDTEDGEYFYVMPLARGSLVQYAEEFEGLDNRSRLLDLMKQICAGLEHIHQQGVLHRDLKPGNILRFEPDRWVLADFGLAVEVARETTTLTATFDGFGTPWYTAPEQWAGGARDVTEQADIFSLGRILQELYTGGRGVSVPAGDLRRVILRATAERPEERHRDVNEFLTDLERAVTSQSNARWEPLEETAERHLQRLRFDNTSAEDLDEFLDWALTLDPEDSEEGEALTDTLPALDYSSIVTLWTSRPMDLRDVFRAHSARVGSSQTFDFGYCDILADFARRMIAATRDSEILQYAIASLVQLGHNHNRWHVKDVVTGLLQSLRGQNAIQAAIDGLHDTDTEALAWTINDFSLRSLAPALRSAIRNLL